One region of Centropristis striata isolate RG_2023a ecotype Rhode Island chromosome 3, C.striata_1.0, whole genome shotgun sequence genomic DNA includes:
- the ikbke gene encoding inhibitor of nuclear factor kappa-B kinase subunit epsilon — translation MSGLTASTANYLWSLQDVLGQGATASVFKARNKKLGELVAVKVFNVVSYNRPHEVQMREFEMLRKLNHNNIVRLYAVEELPSKQKVLVMEYCSGGSLLSLLEEPENAFGLPETEFLTVLQCVVQGMNHLRENGVVHRDIKPGNIMRQVGEDGKSVYKLTDFGAARELEDDEKFVSIYGTEEYLHPDMYERAVLRKPHHKSYGVNVDLWSIGVTFYHAAAGSLPFAPYGGPRRNKPIMYKMTTEKPMGAIAGIQRAEEGPIEWSYHLPHSCQLSQGLTVQLVPVLAGILEADQERCWGFDQFFKATTDILQRQPVHLFSPQQAMAHCIYIHHHNTVSAFYEELASQTGIAVELQHLLYLGHELPLEGNMKVVNLPRTSPARPLILLSYGPETNTSLPFREPETPVIPSRFDVLADYNFSKVMVGVVHQYLRIVQLLHTHRELLLQGYYSYMMKLRRDCEEAMHSITMITVRLQSCLNVDHRTHTPGTSENHGSAESRQKLHQVHEHLPIYAGGIQEFQSRLDHLQIEQAKLAETLANDKSCQKMEMLLQKITAIHQHYRKDRITGKLAYNDEQIHKFEKIHLSSHIKRVKSLLREDCLQRYKELLASTRTWSSVLLEMQTRLQDFSSFSTGLLADLEMSEQRQYKALDRILFTLQSKRTGQQPGIAPRDKDQMVSRMHLLKEEMEILVRELQCNNSVIESLGAVNPAAAALDPSMARPSTL, via the exons ATGTCCGGACTGACAGCCAGTACAGCAAACTACCTGTGGTCTCTACAAGATGTCCTCGGTCAaggggctactgccagtgtctTCAAGGCACGAAACAAG aagTTGGGTGAGCTGGTAGCCGTGAAGGTGTTTAATGTGGTGAGCTACAACCGCCCCCATGAAGTCCAGATGAGAGAGTTTGAGATGCTGAGGAAGCTCAACCACAACAATATTGTCAGGCTGTATGCAGTGGAAGAG CTGCCCTCTAAACAGAAGGTGCTGGTGATGGAGTATTGTTCAGGCGGAAGTCTTCTCAGCCTGCTGGAGGAGCCAGAAAATGCCTTTGGCCTGCCTGAAACTGAGTTCCTCACAGTTTTGCAGTGTGTAG TGCAGGGGATGAATCACCTGCGGGAAAACGGAGTGGTACACCGGGACATTAAGCCAGGCAACATCATGCGGCAGGTTGGAGAGGACGGGAAGTCTGTGTATAAGCTGACTGACTTTGGGGCCGCAAGAGAGCTAGAAGATGATGAGAAGTTTGTGTCTATCTATGGAACTGAAGAATATCTG cACCCAGACATGTATGAACGTGCTGTGCTGCGTAAGCCTCATCACAAATCCTACGGAGTGAATGTAGACCTGTGGAGTATTGGTGTGACATTTTACCACGCTGCCGCCGGGAGCCTTCCCTTCGCACCGTATGGAGGCCCCCGCAGGAACAAGCCCATCAT gtacaaaatgactacagagaagCCTATGGGGGCGATAGCTGGAATACAGCGGGCGGAGGAAGGCCCTATAGAGTGGAGCTACCACCTACCTCACAGCTGCCAACTCTCACA GGGTCTGACGGTGCAGCTGGTTCCAGTACTAGCAGGTATACTGGAAGCTGACCAGGAGAGGTGTTGGGGTTTTGACCagttcttcaaagccaccacagATATACTGCAGCGACAGCCAGTTCACCTCTTCTCTCCGCAGCAGGCCATGGCACATTGTATCTACATACACCATCACAACAC GGTGTCGGCTTTCTATGAGGAGCTGGCGTCTCAGACTGGTATAGCAGTTGAGCTGCAGCATCTGCTGTACCTGGGTCACGAGCTTCCCCTGGAGGGCAACATGAAGGTGGTCAACCTCCCGCGGACATCACCTGCCCGGCCCCTCATTCTGCTCAGCTACGGGCCTGAAACAAATACCAGCCTGCCTTTCAGAGAAC CAGAGACTCCAGTCATTCCATCCAGGTTTGATGTTCTGGCAGACTACAATTTCTCCAAG gtaaTGGTGGGAGTGGTCCACCAGTATCTGAGGATAGTacagctgctgcacacacaccgagagctgctgctgcaaggATACTACAGCTACAT GATGAAGCTGCGAAGGGATTGTGAAGAAGCAATGCACAGTATCACCATGATCACCGTCAGACTGCAGTCCTGTCTGAACGTGGATCACAGGACCCACACACC AGGCACTTCAGAAAACCATGGGTCAGCTGAAAGCAGGCAAAAGCTGCATCAG GTCCATGAGCACCTGCCGATATACGCTGGTGGAATCCAAGAGTTTCAGAGCCGACTGGACCATCTGCAGATAGAACAGGCCAAGCTAGCAGAGACGCTGGCCAATGACAAGAG CTGTCAGAAGATGGAGATGCTGCTGCAGAAGATAACGGCAATCCATCAGCATTATCgtaaagacagaataacaggcA AGTTGGCATATAATGACGAGCAAATCCACAAGTTTGAGAA GATCCACCTGTCGTCCCACATTAAGCGAGTGAAATCTCTCCTTAGAGAGGACTGCCTGCAGAGATACAAAGAGCTGTTGGCCTCAACGAGGACATGGAGCAG TGTTTTACTGGAGATGCAGACCCGGCTGCAGGACTTCAGCTCTTTCTCCACAGGCTTGTTGGCAGACCTTGAGATGAGTGAGCAGCGCCAGTATAAG GCTCTGGACAGAATCCTTTTCACTCTGCAGTCTAAGCGAACCGGACAACAGCCTGGAATTGCACCCAGGGACAAGGACCAGATGGTCTCTAG